A stretch of DNA from Candidatus Neomarinimicrobiota bacterium:
AACTTTTCTCCAGCGCATACAGGGCACTGTTCGACTTGAATCATCTGCCATAACTCTCAGCTGATATTGACCATATGGATCATATGCTGATAATCGCGCATGAACCGTTTCCTGATCTGCTCATGTCCGTTCAGTCTCAGATGGGGGTCTTCTTCAACAACATTAAAAGCCGCCTTTCTCGCTTCACGAATGATGGAACCGTCTTTCACCAGATCTGCGATTTTCCACTTGAGATATCCATGCTGTTTGGTACCGTAAAACTCGCCAGGGCCGCGTAATTTAAGGTCTTCGTCAGAGATTTCAAATCCGTCGTTCGTCCTCAAGATAACATCCAGTCTGAGACGGGAAGTTGCCGTAATCTTACGCTGTACGAGAATGCAGTACCCCTTTTCGGAGCCCCTACCTATTCGTCCTCTTAGCTGGTGAAGCTGCGTCAGTCCGAACCGCTCGGCGTTCTCTATCAGCATCACCGTGGCATTGGGTACATCAATGCCCACCTCCACCACGGTAGTGGAAACCAGTATCTGGATCTCGTTAGCGCCGAACCCGTCCATGATTCCGTCCTTTTCTTCTTTCTGCATTCTGCCGTGAAGGAGCGCCAATTTCAAATTGGGGAAAATCTTACTGGAAAGAGTTTTAAATCCGGCTTCAGCCGCCTCCAGATCACTCTTTTTCGACTCCTCGATGAGAGGGTAGACGACGATACATTGGCGACCTTTCTCAACCTGGTCAGACATGAAACTATAAACTTTCTTCAGCGTGTCCTCATTCACTTTCCGGGTTACCGGTGGTTTCCGATCTTTAGGCATTTCGTCCAGCAGGGAGAGATCCATATCGCCGTGATAGGTTATTGCCAGCGTTCTCGGGATGGGCGTTGCCGTCATGATCAGGACATCCGGATTAAACCCTTTTTCAAGCAGCTTACCCCTCTGCAAGACACCAAACCGCTGCTGTTCATCGATGACAACAAATCCCAAGTCCTTAAACCGGACATCCTCTTGAATTAGAGCGTGTGTACCCACCACCACCTGCACCCGGCCGTCGGCGATCCCTTCCAGGATTTTCTTTCTCTCAGACGACTTCTGTTTACCCACCAGCAACGCCGTGGTGATCTGCGTTTTCGTCAGGTAGGACGCTAACACACCGTAGTGCTGATGAGCTAATATTTCCGTAGGCGCCATGATCGCTACCTGAGCACCGTTACCCACCGCAATAGCCGCCGCCAGGATGGCCACAATGGTTTTACCCGCGCCAACATCTCCCTGCAACAGCCTGTTCATCACCTTGGATGATCCCATGTCTTGCCGGATCTCCTTCAGAACTCTCTTCTGCGCTTGGGTTAACTCAAAATCCAACTGATCGTAGAGAAGCTTCAGATAAGGCCCCACTTTCGACATGACTCTGCCTTTCGATTCAGTAATGCCAGTTTTCCTGAGGGCCATGAGTAACTGGAGGAAGAAATGTTCATCGAACTTCAGCCGCCGTGTCGCTTGCGACAGGCGATCCGAGTCTGGTGCGAAATGGATGAATCTGAGTGCCTCGTCGAGCTGGATCAGGTCATATCCCTTGCGCAACTCCTCATCAAAGAATTCCTCACGATTGTCCTCAAGAAAGTCCAGTGCACTGCTGATGATCCTCCTGAACCCCCGACCATCGAGCCCCACTGATTTGAGCGCCTGAGTGGAAGGATAGAGAGGAATGACAGCTCCCGTATGTAATGGATCACTCTCCTCCTTTGAGAGGATATCATATTCGGGATGGACCATCTGAAGACCTTTGAAAAAGTCAATTCTACCGTGAAAGGCAATCCTGTCACCCACTGAAAAAACTTTCTTGATGTAATCGGCGCCGTTAAACCACGTACAGGTCAGAAAGCCGGTGCCGTCATTGACAATCATCTGATAGTACTTCCGTCTTTTAGAGGTACGAATACCGCCGGCTTCAACTTTGCCTACCACCGTGGCGGATATATCTTTTTCAAGATTCCTGATTGGCGTAACAGTCGTTCTGTCAAGGTGACGGCGGGGAAAATAATAAATAAGGTCTCTAAC
This window harbors:
- the recG gene encoding ATP-dependent DNA helicase RecG, coding for MPESRSKRLDTPVQFVKGVGPKRSAVLETEGVTAVRDLIYYFPRRHLDRTTVTPIRNLEKDISATVVGKVEAGGIRTSKRRKYYQMIVNDGTGFLTCTWFNGADYIKKVFSVGDRIAFHGRIDFFKGLQMVHPEYDILSKEESDPLHTGAVIPLYPSTQALKSVGLDGRGFRRIISSALDFLEDNREEFFDEELRKGYDLIQLDEALRFIHFAPDSDRLSQATRRLKFDEHFFLQLLMALRKTGITESKGRVMSKVGPYLKLLYDQLDFELTQAQKRVLKEIRQDMGSSKVMNRLLQGDVGAGKTIVAILAAAIAVGNGAQVAIMAPTEILAHQHYGVLASYLTKTQITTALLVGKQKSSERKKILEGIADGRVQVVVGTHALIQEDVRFKDLGFVVIDEQQRFGVLQRGKLLEKGFNPDVLIMTATPIPRTLAITYHGDMDLSLLDEMPKDRKPPVTRKVNEDTLKKVYSFMSDQVEKGRQCIVVYPLIEESKKSDLEAAEAGFKTLSSKIFPNLKLALLHGRMQKEEKDGIMDGFGANEIQILVSTTVVEVGIDVPNATVMLIENAERFGLTQLHQLRGRIGRGSEKGYCILVQRKITATSRLRLDVILRTNDGFEISDEDLKLRGPGEFYGTKQHGYLKWKIADLVKDGSIIREARKAAFNVVEEDPHLRLNGHEQIRKRFMRDYQHMIHMVNIS